From Nicotiana tabacum cultivar K326 chromosome 22, ASM71507v2, whole genome shotgun sequence, one genomic window encodes:
- the LOC107775473 gene encoding UDP-D-apiose/UDP-D-xylose synthase 2, giving the protein MAGRVDLDGNPINPFTICMIGAGGFIGSHLCEKLMSETPHKVLAVDVYNDKIKHLLEPATLTWADRIQFHRINIKNDSRLEGLIKMADLTINLAAICTPADYNTRPLDTIYSNFIDALPVVKYCSENGKRLIHFSTCEVYGKTIGAFLPKDSPLRQDPAYYVLKEDASPCIFGSIEKQRWSYACAKQLIERLIYAEGAENGLEFTIVRPFNWIGPRMDFIPGIDGPSEGVPRVLACFSNNLLRREPLKLVDGGESQRTFIYIKDAIEAVLLMIENPARANGHIFNVGNPNNEVTVRQLAEMMTQVYSKVSGESSLETPTIDVSSKEFYGEGYDDSDKRIPDMTIINKQLGWNPKTSLWDLLESTLTYQHRTYAEAIKQAMSKTTAN; this is encoded by the exons ATGGCAGGAAGAGTAGATCTGGACGGAAATCCAATAAACCCATTTACGATATGTATGATTGGTGCCGGAGGCTTTATTGGCTCGCATTTATGTGAGAAGCTAATGTCGGAGACGCCGCATAAGGTGCTCGCCGTCGACGTTTACAATGACAAGATCAAGCATCTTCTCGAACCGGCTACGCTCACCTGGGCTGATCGCATTCAGTTCCACCGCATCAACATCAAGAACGATTCTCGTCTTGAAGGCCTTATCAAGATGGCAGATCTG ACCATCAATCTTGCTGCAATATGCACTCCAGCGGATTACAACACTCGTCCACTTGACACTATTTACAGCAACTTCATTGATGCTCTTCCAGTG GTGAAGTACTGCTCAGAAAATGGAAAGCGTCTTATTCACTTTTCCACCTGTGAAGTTTATGGGAAAACGATAGGTGCTTTTTTACCCAAGGACAGCCCATTGCGGCAG GATCCTGCTTACTATGTGCTTAAGGAAGATGCCTCCCCTTGCATTTTTGGCTCTATTGAGAAGCAGAGGTGGTCATATGCCTGTGCAAAGCAATTGATTGAGAGGTTGATATATG CTGAGGGTGCTGAGAATGGCTTAGAATTCACAATTGTAAGGCCGTTCAATTGGATTGGTCCCAGGATGGATTTCATACCTGGCATTGATGGTCCAAGTGAGGGTGTTCCAAGAGTGTTAGCTTGCTTTAGTAAT AACCTTTTAAGACGTGAGCCACTGAAACTAGTCGACGGTGGGGAATCACAGAGAACTTTTATATATATCAAGGATGCTATTGAAGCTGTTCTCTTGATGATT GAAAATCCTGCAAGGGCAAATGGCCATATTTTTAATGTGGGCAATCCTAACAATGAAGTTACTGTGCGGCAGCTTGCTGAAATGATGACTCAG GTTTATTCGAAGGTGAGTGGAGAATCTTCTCTTGAAACGCCCACCATTGATGTAAGTTCGAAAGAATTTTATGGAGAGGGGTATGATGACAGTGACAAGAGAATTCCAGATATGACTATAATCAACAAACAGCTTG GCTGGAACCCAAAGACATCCTTATGGGACTTGCTTGAATCCACACTCACCTACCAACACAGGACATATGCTGAGGCTATCAAGCAGGCCATGTCAAAGACAACTGCAAATTGA